In Streptomyces sp. SID8374, one genomic interval encodes:
- a CDS encoding sigma-70 family RNA polymerase sigma factor, with the protein MATRAVARRSSTTSGGTDRASSVRAVGGEIADRDLVGMYLDEIARTPLLDAAKEVDLSQSIEAGVYAQQILDGEVESDARGATREELEALVAEGERAKDIFIRSNLRLVVAVARRYPRAGLPLLDLIQEGNAGLVRAVEKFDYAKGFKFSTYATWWIRQAITRSIADQSRTIRLPVHLVEELGRIRRVQREFNRENGRDPEHAEIAAELDSNAERVSNVLDWARDPVSLNMSVDDNGDTQFGDLLEDTSAVSPEQSVMTLLRSEELEDLIGKLDNRTASIIKMRYGIEDGRERTLTEVGKQHGLTRERIRQIEKHALLELKRMAHDTGFDAAA; encoded by the coding sequence ATGGCAACCCGTGCCGTCGCCCGCCGTTCGTCCACCACCTCCGGTGGGACCGACCGGGCAAGCAGTGTTCGCGCCGTGGGCGGGGAAATCGCCGATCGCGACCTGGTCGGCATGTACCTGGACGAGATCGCTCGTACACCGCTGCTCGACGCCGCCAAGGAAGTCGACCTCTCGCAGTCCATCGAGGCGGGCGTCTACGCCCAGCAGATCCTCGACGGCGAGGTGGAGAGCGACGCCCGCGGCGCGACGCGTGAAGAGCTGGAGGCGCTGGTCGCCGAGGGCGAGCGCGCCAAGGACATATTCATCCGTTCCAACCTCCGCCTCGTCGTTGCCGTGGCCCGCCGCTACCCGCGCGCGGGGCTGCCCCTGCTGGACCTGATCCAGGAGGGCAACGCGGGCCTGGTGCGCGCGGTCGAGAAGTTCGACTACGCCAAGGGCTTCAAGTTCTCCACGTACGCGACGTGGTGGATCCGGCAGGCCATCACCCGCTCCATAGCCGACCAGTCGCGCACGATCCGGCTCCCCGTCCACCTGGTGGAGGAGCTCGGCCGGATCCGCCGTGTCCAGCGCGAGTTCAACCGGGAGAACGGGCGCGATCCCGAGCACGCGGAGATCGCCGCCGAGCTGGACTCCAACGCCGAGCGCGTGAGCAACGTGCTGGACTGGGCCCGCGACCCGGTCAGCCTCAACATGTCGGTCGACGACAACGGCGACACCCAGTTCGGCGACCTGCTGGAGGACACCTCCGCCGTCTCGCCCGAGCAGTCGGTGATGACCCTCCTGCGCAGCGAGGAGCTGGAGGACCTGATCGGCAAACTCGACAACAGGACGGCCTCCATCATCAAGATGAGGTACGGCATCGAGGACGGGCGCGAGCGGACGCTGACCGAAGTGGGCAAGCAGCACGGCCTGACACGGGAGCGGATCCGCCAGATAGAGAAGCACGCACTACTCGAATTGAAGCGAATGGCTCACGACACGGGCTTTGACGCTGCGGCGTGA